The Cyprinus carpio isolate SPL01 unplaced genomic scaffold, ASM1834038v1 S000003504, whole genome shotgun sequence region CTGAGGAATCAGACCTGTATAATGATGCTGTAGTTTGCTTGAGAGAACAGAGGTGGGTTATCGTTTATGTCTGAGACATCTATGTTGACTGTAGCACTGCTGGAACGAGCCGGGCTTCCATTGTCAGAGGCCAACACAGTCAGAGTGTAACCTGaagtctaaaaaacaaacaaaacaaaatctcatCATTAGGTTTCAGGAACAGACTTCCAATGAACCTGCTACAGAGACACCTGAGTGTTCTGTACCTTCTCTCTGTCGAGCTGGCGGGCCACCTTGACCTCTCCTCTAATGGGGTCGATGGTGAAAGGACTGCCTTGATTGCCATCAATGATAGAGAAGCGCACCTGATTACTGGATGGACCATCTGCATCATCAGCCATGACcttcacacacagagaaacacacacctgGTTAAGATAAAGATTACCACAGACTCAGGTATGCAACACCCCCGCCTTTCGCCCTTCTTGCCTCACGAGTCGGTAACTATTG contains the following coding sequences:
- the LOC122143380 gene encoding protocadherin Fat 1-like, encoding MATVNINLTDVNDNSPIFNQDIYSAVISEDAELGKTVLTVMADDADGPSSNQVRFSIIDGNQGSPFTIDPIRGEVKVARQLDREKTSGYTLTVLASDNGSPARSSSATVNIDVSDINDNPPLFSQANYSIIIQV